GCGACTTAAAAGAAGGCGGAACGTTCTTACTTAACTCACACTGGGATGAAGAAGCTCTTGAAAAAGAATTGCCCGCTTCTGTGAAGAATCAAATAGCTAAGAAAAAGATTAGATTATTCAATATAGACGCAAGAAAGATTGCGCAAGAAGTTGGCCTAGGCAACCGCATAAACGTTGTAATGCAGGCAGCATTCTTCAAGCTTGCTAATGTTATTCCTTATGAAGATGCCGAAAAGTATATGAAAGAGGCAGCTAAGAAAACTTACGGCAAGAAAGGCGACAAGGTAGTTATGGCTAACTGTAACGCAATTGACCAAGCAATAAGCGGTCTTGTTGAAATAAAATATCCTGAAAACTGGGCTACTACAACAGAAGGCGCTCCTGTCGAAGAAGAACATGTTGATAAGTACTTCCAGAACTTTATCAAGGTTATATTGGCGCAACAAGGTGACAAATTACCTGTATCCGCATTTAACGCAGACGGTTCTGTTCCTACAGGCACAACACAATTTGAAAAACGCGGTATCGCACCTGTTGTTCCTAAATGGATACCTGAAAATTGTATTCAATGCAACATGTGCTCATTTGTCTGCCCTCATGCAGTTATTAGACCTTCGTTGGCTAAAACTGAAGATTTGGCTAATAAGCCTCAAGATTTCGTAACATTGCCTGCTCAAGCACAAAAAGGATATGAATTCAAAATCCAGATCAGCCCGTTAGATTGTACAGGTTGCGGTTCTTGCGCTAATGTTTGCCCTGCCAAGAATAAAGCTTTGGTTATGGTTGACATTGAGGACGTTCTTGAAAAAGAAAAAGTAAATTACGAATTCTCTAAGAAATTGCCTATTGTAGACAATCTATATAAAGTTGACACAATTAAAGGAAGCCAGTTCCGTCAGCCTTTATTTGAGTTCTCAGGCGCATGCGCTGGTTGCGGAGAAACTCCTTATATTAAGCTGGTAACACAATTGTTTGGCGATCGTATGATTGTTGCCAATGCTACAGGATGCTCAAGCATTTATGGCGGAAGCGCGCCTACAGTGCCTTATACCAAGAATGCTAAAGGCGAAGGTCCTGCATGGGCTAACAGCTTGTTTGAAGACAATGCAGAATACGGCTATGGTATGAAACTAGCATATACCCAAAGAAGAAACTTGCTTGCTGACCATATGTTAAAAGCAATCGAGTTGGGTGCAGATGAAGAAACCAAAGCAGCATTCAATGCATGGCTTGAAACAAAAGACGATGGCGATGCATCAAAGCCTACAAGCGAAGCTATAAAGCAAATTATAGACAAAAAGGTATCTGAAGCTAGCGGCGAGCTAAAAGAAGTATTGCAACAAATCGCAGAAGCAAAAGATTGCCTAGTTAAGAAGTCTATTTGGATCTTTGGTGGTGATGGTTGGGCTTACGATATCGGCTATGGCGGATTGGACCATGTACTTGCTTCTGGTGAAGATGTCAATATCTTGGTACTTGATACCGAAGTTTACTCCAATACAGGTGGTCAGGCTTCTAAGTCAACACCTACAGGTTCAGTTGCTAAGTTTGCTGCAAGCGGTAAATACACCAAGAAAAAGGATTTGGGTATGATGGCTATGAGCTATGGTTATGTATATGTAGCTCAGGTAGCTATGGGTGCTAACATGAACCAAGTTCTCAAAGCTATGATTGAAGCTGAAAAGTATAAAGGACCTTCACTCATTATTGCTTATGCTACATGTATCAACCACGGTATTGATATGTCCAATGGACAGCTAGAAACTAAGAAAGCAGTTGAAAGCGGTTATTGGCATCTATATAGATACAATCCTGAACTTGCAGAACAAGGTAAAAATCCTTTCATCTTGGATTCAAAAGAGCCTACAGGCGATTATAAAGAATTCATTTTGAAGGAAACACGTTATTCAGCATTGCAAAAGACCAATCCTGATGCAGCTTCTAAGCTGTTTGAAAAGGCTCAAAACGATGCTAAAGCAAGATTGGCTAATTATCAAAAACTTGCTCAAAAAACCGAATAATAATTTTAAGATAGCAAAAAAATCCCTCAAAATATCATTTGAGGGATTTTTTTATAATCTTTTTTAACACAGAATTATTCAAAATGCTGTTTTGGTATTTTGACAAGACAGCATTTTTATTTTTAGTATAATACGCAAAATGCGTATTATAGCAAAGGCTTTCGTCATATCATATTGTATGAAAGTCTGGGTAAAAAAGCTGTTGAAAATATTGCCGTATGTATTTTTGGCGGCTGTTTTGATATTAGTGCCTATTTTGGTATTTCCTTGTCTAAAAAAATCTGAACAAACGCCAAAACAAGATTATTCCGGGCTTGTTAATATGTGGCATATAGAAAATTTCGAAGGAGGAAGTTTTAACAGATACCAATATCTCTTAAGGCAAATGATAGAACTTGAAAAAAAGCATAAAGGCTTATTGGTCAGCATAAAAACGCTGACAGCTACAGAAGCTAGAAATCTAGTTGATCAAGGGCATTTGCCGGATTTGGTTAGTTTTGGAACAGGCACAGGCGATATTTTTTTGGACTATGCGGTTTCGTACCGCGGAAAGCTTAACATAAGAGAGGACTTTATAGTATCAGGAACGGTAGGAGATGAAGTAAAAGCTGTTGCATATATGACAGGTGGGTATTTTGTTTTGTGCAACAACAACTTTATGAAAGAAGCCTCAATTGACACAAAAGCCAATTTATTAGATAATATATACAAAGCAGGCTATACTTATAATAAAGGAAAAAGTATTAGATACTCAGTTGTTACGGCGAGAGAAAATAATTTGCCGCTTGCAGCAGTATTAAAAAACACATCACAAACCAGCATTGAAAATTCAATTTTATGGGCACCTAACCAATTTGAAGCATATAACAGCTTTGTTTCAGGTGCGGCGTGCATGTTATTGGGAACACAAAGAGATTTACATAGAGTCTTAAATCGCATCAGCCAGAATAACTTTTTTGAATTTGAAGTGCAATTTTTGCAAGGTTATACAGATCTTGTCCAATATGTAGCTATTACTTCAAAAGATCAAAACACTCAAGCAAAAGTGCAATTGATAATAGAATATCTTACCTCAGAGTCCGCACAACGAAGTCTTACAAGCGTAGGAATGTTTGGAGTCGATGGCACCAAATGTTACACTGGACAGCTACTAAAAGACATGGAAGCTGCGTTACAAAGCTCTTTGGTTATTCCTAATGCATTTATAAGCTCCAAAAAGTTGGATTCTCTACACGAATTGACGATATCGGCTACCAAGGGTAATCAAGAAACAAGAAATGAAATAAAAAGTCAATTGGGAATATAAATTTTGAATAAAATCATTAAAACAAGGATTAGTTATGATAAAATTTGGTAATATTGAAATATTGGAAAATGAAAATCTTGCCAAATATACGACTATGGGCATAGGCGGAAATGCAGATTATTTTATAAAAATCCGTTCTAAGCCTGACTTGTATGAAGCCGCCGAATGGGCGCATCAACACAATTTCCCTATTACTGTTATTGGACGCGGCAGCAAGCTTCTTATAAGTGACAAAGGCATAAGAGGCGCTGTAATTCAGCTTGTAGGTATGGATTCAATAGTAATAGAAGACCGTTTTGTATTTGCAGAAGCAGGAGCCAGTCTTATAAGGCTTGCCAACCTTACAGTATCGCAAGGACTTAGGGGACTAGAATGGGCTATAGGCATACCTGCATCTGTTGGCGGAGCAGTGCTGATGAATGCAGGCGCTTATGATGGCTCTATTTCAGACTGCATATTAGAAGTTGAGGTTTTTAACGGCTTTGGTTTTGAAAAACTAAGCAATGAACAGTGCCTTTTTGATTACAGACACAGCGTTTTTATGAACAAGCCAGATTTGATAATCACTTCTGCAAAAATTGGTCTAGTACCCGATACAAAAGAAAGGCTTGAACAAAAGGTAAAAGATTATCAGCAAAGACGCATATCATCTCAGCCAGTAGGCGGCAGAACATGCGGTAGCGTTTTTAAAAAAATGAAGGATATATCGGCTGGAGAAGTGCTGGATAAAGCGGGTTTAAAAGGCTATACAATAGGTGATGCTATGGTGTCGCCTGCCCATGCCAATTTTATAATCAACAAAGGTAATGCTACTTGCAAAGATGTTTTGATGCTGATAGAATATATGCAAGATACAATCTTTGATAAGACAGGAATAATGCCTGAATTGGAGATACGCATACTCGGAGAATTTTAATGAAATTTTTAGGCGATTATCATACTCACACCATATATAGTCATGCTTTGGGAACAATAGAACATAATGTCCAGCAGGCAGTGAAAAAAGGTCTAAAACAGATAGCGATAACCGATCACGGTTTTAGACACATGGTGTTTAACGTAAGACGATTTGACTTCAAATACATGAGAAAAGATATCAATAATATAAAGGACAAGTATGATATCGATATATTTTTGGGACTAGAAACCAATTTGCAGAGCAACAGCGGTAATATTGATATAAAAGACGAAGATATAGAAAATCTTGATATAATACTTTGCGGATATCATAAACTTATTTTTCCGTCTTCGCCGAAAGCGTTCTTTTCTTTCTATTTACCCAATCAATTTCCGCGCCACAAAAAATCAGATTTAAGACGCGGAAGAAATACAGAAGCTTATTTGAATGCTATTAATCGTTATCCCATAGACATAGTCGTGCATCCAAAATACGGAATTGAAGTTGATGTAGTTGAACTTGCCAAAGAGTGCAAAAGACTGGGCGTATATATGGAGCTTAACGGTAAACGCATAAGTATGACAGAAGAAGAAGTTCTTGCTGCAGCTGAAACGGGTGTTGGATTTATTGCTGATTCTGATGCTCATCAACCTGAAAGAGTGGGAGATTTGAGCCTTCCTATGCAGTGGATAGACAAGCTTAAGCTTAATCCTCAACAGATTGTCAATTTGGATAAAATCCCTGTATTTAGAAGTCGCATAAAAAAGGGGTTATAAAAAAATATGGATTTGCTTATTGTTAGTGGTATGAGCGGTGCAGGTAAATCTACCTGCCTTGACGCTTTGGAAGACTTGGGCTTTTATTGTATGGATAACATATTGCCTCAGCTTATTCCTGATGCAGTATATGCCATGGCAATAAGCAGGGAAAAAAATCATCAGAACTTCCGCATAGCCATAAGCGCTGATGCAAGAGTAGGTGAGTTTTTTTCAGGAATATATTCAGCATTAGATAAACTCAAACTTCATGGATATAATTATCGGCTTTTGTTTTTGGATGCCGAAGATGATGTTTTGGTCAATCGTTTTAACGAAACCAAAAGAGTTCACCCTTTGGCTAAGGGCATTCCATTATATCAGGCTATTGAACAAGAACGAAAAATGCTAAAAGATCTGAAAGATGCCGCCGATATTGTAATAGATTCTACATCTTTAGACATAAAAGGATTGAAGCAAAGAGTATATAATGAATTTGCCACTATGCAGAGTCATCAGGGTGTCGCAATTGTCACTTTTGGTTTTAAACGCGGCATTCCCAAAGACTGTGATATGGTTTTTGATGTAAGGTTTTTGGATAATCCGTATTATGTAAAAGAATTAAAGGATTTTACCGGCAAGGAC
This genomic window from Clostridia bacterium contains:
- a CDS encoding PHP domain-containing protein, producing MKFLGDYHTHTIYSHALGTIEHNVQQAVKKGLKQIAITDHGFRHMVFNVRRFDFKYMRKDINNIKDKYDIDIFLGLETNLQSNSGNIDIKDEDIENLDIILCGYHKLIFPSSPKAFFSFYLPNQFPRHKKSDLRRGRNTEAYLNAINRYPIDIVVHPKYGIEVDVVELAKECKRLGVYMELNGKRISMTEEEVLAAAETGVGFIADSDAHQPERVGDLSLPMQWIDKLKLNPQQIVNLDKIPVFRSRIKKGL
- the rapZ gene encoding RNase adapter RapZ, with the protein product MDLLIVSGMSGAGKSTCLDALEDLGFYCMDNILPQLIPDAVYAMAISREKNHQNFRIAISADARVGEFFSGIYSALDKLKLHGYNYRLLFLDAEDDVLVNRFNETKRVHPLAKGIPLYQAIEQERKMLKDLKDAADIVIDSTSLDIKGLKQRVYNEFATMQSHQGVAIVTFGFKRGIPKDCDMVFDVRFLDNPYYVKELKDFTGKDPRVRDFVFKDGRAEEFCMLVLNLLLMVLKDYHKEVKQLLTIGIGCTGGKHRSVAIGERLKELLSESGYNVETFHRNLLMD
- the murB gene encoding UDP-N-acetylmuramate dehydrogenase; this translates as MIKFGNIEILENENLAKYTTMGIGGNADYFIKIRSKPDLYEAAEWAHQHNFPITVIGRGSKLLISDKGIRGAVIQLVGMDSIVIEDRFVFAEAGASLIRLANLTVSQGLRGLEWAIGIPASVGGAVLMNAGAYDGSISDCILEVEVFNGFGFEKLSNEQCLFDYRHSVFMNKPDLIITSAKIGLVPDTKERLEQKVKDYQQRRISSQPVGGRTCGSVFKKMKDISAGEVLDKAGLKGYTIGDAMVSPAHANFIINKGNATCKDVLMLIEYMQDTIFDKTGIMPELEIRILGEF
- the nifJ gene encoding pyruvate:ferredoxin (flavodoxin) oxidoreductase, which encodes GSDGTVGANKNSIKIIGDHTDMYAQGYFVYDSKKSGGITISHLRFGKKPIQSTYLIDHADFVACHNPSYVTRYDMLSDLKEGGTFLLNSHWDEEALEKELPASVKNQIAKKKIRLFNIDARKIAQEVGLGNRINVVMQAAFFKLANVIPYEDAEKYMKEAAKKTYGKKGDKVVMANCNAIDQAISGLVEIKYPENWATTTEGAPVEEEHVDKYFQNFIKVILAQQGDKLPVSAFNADGSVPTGTTQFEKRGIAPVVPKWIPENCIQCNMCSFVCPHAVIRPSLAKTEDLANKPQDFVTLPAQAQKGYEFKIQISPLDCTGCGSCANVCPAKNKALVMVDIEDVLEKEKVNYEFSKKLPIVDNLYKVDTIKGSQFRQPLFEFSGACAGCGETPYIKLVTQLFGDRMIVANATGCSSIYGGSAPTVPYTKNAKGEGPAWANSLFEDNAEYGYGMKLAYTQRRNLLADHMLKAIELGADEETKAAFNAWLETKDDGDASKPTSEAIKQIIDKKVSEASGELKEVLQQIAEAKDCLVKKSIWIFGGDGWAYDIGYGGLDHVLASGEDVNILVLDTEVYSNTGGQASKSTPTGSVAKFAASGKYTKKKDLGMMAMSYGYVYVAQVAMGANMNQVLKAMIEAEKYKGPSLIIAYATCINHGIDMSNGQLETKKAVESGYWHLYRYNPELAEQGKNPFILDSKEPTGDYKEFILKETRYSALQKTNPDAASKLFEKAQNDAKARLANYQKLAQKTE